One region of Niallia sp. Man26 genomic DNA includes:
- a CDS encoding response regulator transcription factor — protein MATIALLDNNPRAREKMRQMLREDQSFQIIAEGQDGRFALPIKKAHNPDVFIISSLMPNVDGIEAAKELLDEDPAAKIIMLFQEDEEKDFNASLRIGVMGFVKMEKIEIWLKEAVRSLLAEKNYMDPFITSKVLQQYRHITQRNDNNSAGLHIFSKRELTVLQLLAKGKSNFDIADDLQISDKTVKNHISSILKKSRTKSRTRAVVKAIKYRWVNL, from the coding sequence ATGGCTACAATAGCACTTTTAGACAATAATCCGCGTGCAAGAGAGAAAATGCGACAAATGCTGAGAGAAGACCAGTCCTTTCAAATTATTGCAGAAGGACAAGATGGCAGATTTGCTCTGCCAATTAAGAAGGCTCATAACCCGGATGTCTTTATTATTTCAAGCTTAATGCCTAATGTTGATGGCATAGAAGCAGCGAAAGAGCTATTGGATGAAGATCCAGCAGCGAAGATTATTATGCTGTTTCAGGAAGATGAGGAAAAAGACTTTAATGCCTCATTAAGAATTGGTGTAATGGGGTTTGTCAAAATGGAGAAAATAGAGATTTGGCTGAAGGAGGCAGTTAGAAGTCTGCTAGCTGAGAAAAACTATATGGACCCGTTTATTACAAGCAAGGTGCTGCAGCAATACCGTCATATAACACAGCGGAATGATAATAATTCGGCTGGTCTTCATATCTTTTCAAAACGAGAGCTTACTGTTCTTCAGCTTCTCGCAAAGGGAAAAAGCAATTTTGATATAGCGGACGATCTTCAAATCAGTGATAAGACGGTTAAAAACCATATTAGCAGTATATTAAAAAAGTCTAGGACAAAAAGCCGGACTAGGGCTGTTGTCAAAGCAATTAAGTACAGATGGGTCAATCTTTGA
- a CDS encoding phosphatase PAP2 family protein encodes MNKTEQMTLKYVTTILTIVVLFIVMFIFVASRIQGAEIIAFDQVIIDYIQSFESDATTEWTVILTDLGSIKFIAVAVVVGAVLLCLYRKFSLAAFLICAPALGGLLNKFLKWIFKRERPDILPLITEHGYSFPSGHSMGSLIFYGSAAYVFLHIWKTAGKKAATIIIACLVILMIGISRIYLGVHYPTDVVGGFAVGFAFLLVCILVFRYYEERKNK; translated from the coding sequence TTGAATAAAACAGAGCAAATGACATTAAAATATGTAACTACCATATTAACCATAGTCGTATTGTTTATCGTCATGTTTATTTTTGTTGCCTCGAGAATACAGGGAGCGGAAATAATCGCATTTGATCAAGTTATTATTGATTACATTCAGTCTTTTGAAAGTGATGCTACAACCGAATGGACAGTGATATTGACCGATTTAGGCTCAATTAAGTTTATCGCGGTGGCAGTCGTGGTTGGCGCAGTGCTTTTATGCCTTTACAGGAAATTTTCTCTTGCCGCTTTTCTGATTTGTGCACCGGCTCTTGGAGGCTTGCTTAATAAGTTTTTGAAATGGATATTCAAACGGGAGCGGCCGGATATTTTGCCGCTGATTACAGAGCATGGTTACAGTTTTCCGAGTGGACATAGCATGGGTTCCTTAATTTTTTATGGAAGTGCCGCATATGTATTCTTGCATATCTGGAAGACAGCAGGAAAAAAAGCAGCAACGATTATTATTGCATGCTTGGTCATTCTGATGATTGGCATAAGCAGGATTTATTTAGGTGTTCATTACCCGACAGATGTTGTTGGCGGCTTTGCAGTTGGGTTTGCATTTTTGCTAGTATGCATCCTTGTTTTCCGCTATTATGAAGAGAGAAAAAATAAATGA
- a CDS encoding RNA ligase family protein, which translates to MKPIVPFEPIVTETIPTGDNWIAQVKWDGTRILTYHEFGETKLFNRKLNERTKQYPELIDTTAYFSAASFILDGELIALKEGKPSFYEVMRRDRLKSVGVNGGMLEQVPITYMVFDIIQLDGELLTGHSLAERQELLKKYFIPNEHVQLVESFHDKEGLLQACLSNDLEGVVFKDLTSSYSIGGKDKRWLKRKKQHDLIAVIGGVTYKNGVANSLHLGLYDQTDHLVYIGSVGNGKLTNKDWAELTKILKTIETGNCPFASMTNKSNMVWLKPLLTVKVSFLEWIENHTLRHPIIEAFVTADPLECRMEN; encoded by the coding sequence ATGAAACCAATTGTCCCTTTCGAACCAATCGTAACGGAAACTATACCTACAGGTGATAACTGGATCGCCCAAGTGAAATGGGATGGCACAAGAATACTAACATACCATGAATTTGGTGAAACAAAGCTCTTTAATCGTAAATTAAATGAGCGGACTAAACAGTATCCAGAACTGATCGATACAACTGCTTACTTTTCAGCAGCTTCTTTTATTTTGGACGGAGAATTGATTGCTTTAAAGGAAGGGAAGCCATCTTTTTACGAAGTAATGAGACGGGATCGGCTAAAAAGTGTCGGCGTTAATGGAGGAATGCTAGAACAAGTGCCAATAACCTATATGGTATTTGACATAATACAGCTAGATGGCGAGTTGCTGACAGGTCATAGTCTTGCAGAAAGGCAGGAGCTTTTAAAGAAGTACTTTATACCGAATGAGCATGTGCAGCTTGTCGAAAGCTTTCACGACAAGGAGGGGCTGCTGCAAGCCTGCCTTAGCAATGATTTAGAAGGGGTAGTTTTTAAGGATTTGACAAGCAGCTACTCCATTGGAGGCAAGGATAAGCGCTGGCTGAAAAGAAAAAAACAACATGACTTGATTGCTGTTATAGGCGGAGTAACATATAAAAATGGTGTAGCCAATTCCCTGCATCTTGGTCTTTATGATCAAACAGATCATTTGGTTTATATCGGCAGTGTCGGCAATGGCAAATTAACAAATAAGGATTGGGCAGAACTCACAAAAATTCTTAAAACCATTGAAACTGGCAACTGCCCTTTTGCGAGTATGACAAACAAAAGCAATATGGTTTGGTTAAAGCCGCTGCTTACAGTGAAGGTCAGTTTTCTAGAATGGATTGAGAATCATACATTAAGACATCCTATAATTGAAGCATTCGTAACAGCAGATCCCCTGGAGTGCAGAATGGAAAATTAG
- the ligD gene encoding DNA ligase D: MKYTASFTITEYRKADMLFSVGVSDNGNIKNVGQFSEGLTAKELTALSGILEKNKQSEEKGVMTVTPGICVDLEFTSFANGQIENPVFLQFVFEKSWQECTYEKLLQQIGIEQQITHPDKPLFPGNELRKIDFIEYLTEVKDVMLPFLHNRLLTVIRFPHGLFGDSFYQKQCPEYAPPFVQTSWKEDINYIVCNNEQTLMWLGNQLAFEFHIPFETILSDSMPSEIVFDLDPPSRDHFSLAIKAAQILKTILDGLKLIAFIKISGNKGIQVYIPLPEKTYTYEEARVFTEFIANYMVTMEPKLFTIERLKKNRHNRLYIDYIQHSEGKTIVAPYSIRGNEGGYVACPIHWEELTDSLTPQSYSMKSVQKRIKNNINPFADYFEAKKKQSLKAVLQFIQSNNS; encoded by the coding sequence ATGAAATATACTGCTTCCTTTACAATAACAGAGTACCGCAAAGCTGATATGCTCTTTTCAGTAGGTGTTTCTGACAATGGAAACATCAAAAATGTCGGACAATTCAGTGAAGGATTAACAGCAAAAGAGTTAACCGCCTTATCAGGCATCTTAGAAAAGAATAAACAGTCTGAAGAAAAAGGCGTAATGACAGTCACACCTGGAATTTGTGTAGATTTAGAATTTACTTCCTTTGCCAATGGGCAAATTGAAAATCCAGTATTTCTCCAATTTGTTTTTGAAAAGTCTTGGCAGGAATGCACCTATGAAAAATTACTACAACAAATTGGCATAGAGCAACAAATTACCCACCCAGATAAGCCATTATTTCCGGGTAATGAGTTGCGCAAAATCGACTTTATTGAATATTTAACAGAAGTGAAAGATGTGATGCTTCCATTTTTACATAACCGCTTGCTAACTGTTATTCGTTTCCCGCATGGATTGTTTGGCGATTCCTTTTACCAGAAGCAATGTCCAGAGTATGCGCCTCCCTTTGTCCAGACAAGCTGGAAGGAGGATATTAATTACATTGTTTGCAATAATGAGCAGACACTTATGTGGCTTGGCAACCAGCTTGCATTTGAGTTCCATATTCCATTTGAAACGATTCTGTCAGATAGCATGCCGTCTGAAATTGTATTTGATCTCGACCCGCCATCAAGAGATCATTTTTCACTTGCCATTAAAGCGGCCCAAATATTAAAGACCATTCTGGACGGCTTAAAATTAATCGCCTTTATAAAGATATCTGGCAATAAAGGTATCCAAGTTTATATCCCGCTTCCAGAAAAAACGTACACATATGAAGAGGCGAGAGTCTTTACTGAATTTATCGCTAATTATATGGTAACTATGGAACCAAAGTTATTTACGATTGAGCGCTTGAAAAAAAATCGCCATAACCGCCTGTATATTGATTATATCCAGCATAGTGAAGGAAAAACGATTGTTGCTCCGTATTCTATAAGAGGAAATGAAGGCGGATATGTTGCCTGCCCAATTCATTGGGAAGAGCTGACAGACAGCTTGACACCGCAGTCATACTCAATGAAATCCGTACAAAAGCGGATAAAAAACAACATAAACCCGTTTGCAGATTATTTTGAGGCGAAAAAAAAGCAGTCCTTAAAAGCTGTACTGCAGTTCATTCAGTCAAATAACTCATGA
- a CDS encoding helix-turn-helix domain-containing protein, with amino-acid sequence MNRFYKRYSDLIFQLLSEDKWNSLAVLSDKTGFSKTTIWRDLEFLESILPEDWVFEKNETFGVRLIKPENGTLENLLGQIREKNTYLHTLKIILLNDGVDVSQICQEVHISRSTAYRHLEKLQEVVEQAEVMLTASPFRLVGDEKKIRRFIMQYLDFMSFETNIVKEGLDAVKFQEHLVRLFSNFSMSYRTGALHRLTIILFIANHRASMGHYISYPDKVLNTHAGSKYFELTKLLSPYMVKCPRREVQLQEILYFSIFIMSEERPLNRTKHLKYIHSSMKTERGYPMAQYLAKLDRFIGFPISQDDIFLFHLYQSLKRISVETEFETETVKNSALQYLDFFEENELFQAIEKLAEECLTPYSLLFKKLDTLEIFSLVQAAVIRRWNHHKIQVAVVCRTYSEKDYIREILAYHFDSKLKISSLDPSSLNLLYMYEEFDLLISAGELNPVNTCIEHIPKINISSFPTSSELREISYFIEQHFFENLGITKEMIYPFNETLM; translated from the coding sequence ATGAATCGATTTTATAAACGTTATTCTGACTTAATTTTTCAGCTGCTTAGTGAAGATAAGTGGAACAGCCTCGCGGTTCTTTCGGATAAAACAGGTTTTTCAAAAACGACCATTTGGCGTGATTTAGAGTTTTTGGAAAGTATCCTGCCGGAGGATTGGGTTTTTGAAAAGAATGAAACATTTGGAGTAAGGCTTATCAAGCCGGAGAATGGAACGCTGGAAAATCTATTGGGACAAATCAGAGAAAAAAACACGTATTTGCACACATTGAAGATCATTTTATTAAATGATGGAGTTGATGTTTCGCAAATATGTCAGGAAGTCCATATCAGCAGATCAACCGCTTATAGGCATCTTGAAAAGCTGCAGGAAGTTGTCGAACAGGCAGAAGTAATGCTGACTGCGAGTCCCTTCCGTTTGGTCGGGGACGAGAAGAAGATTCGTCGTTTCATTATGCAATATTTGGACTTCATGTCCTTTGAAACAAATATTGTGAAGGAAGGGCTTGATGCCGTTAAGTTCCAAGAGCATTTAGTCAGGCTGTTTTCCAACTTTTCCATGTCATACAGAACCGGGGCGCTGCACAGACTGACTATTATTCTGTTTATAGCCAATCATCGGGCTTCAATGGGTCATTATATTTCTTATCCTGATAAAGTGTTGAATACACATGCTGGAAGCAAATACTTCGAATTAACTAAACTGCTGTCGCCATATATGGTCAAATGTCCGCGCAGAGAGGTTCAGCTCCAGGAAATCCTTTATTTTTCCATATTTATAATGAGCGAGGAAAGGCCACTTAACCGAACAAAGCATCTAAAATATATTCATAGCTCGATGAAAACGGAAAGAGGCTATCCAATGGCTCAATATTTGGCAAAGCTTGATCGGTTTATTGGTTTTCCGATTTCACAGGATGATATTTTCTTGTTCCACTTGTATCAGTCACTAAAGCGAATATCTGTTGAAACGGAATTTGAGACAGAAACAGTGAAAAATTCTGCTCTGCAATACTTAGATTTTTTTGAAGAGAACGAGCTTTTTCAAGCAATAGAAAAGCTTGCTGAGGAATGCCTGACTCCATACTCACTCCTATTTAAAAAGCTTGATACACTTGAGATTTTCTCCTTAGTACAAGCAGCTGTAATAAGGAGATGGAACCATCACAAAATCCAAGTAGCTGTTGTGTGTAGAACATACAGTGAAAAAGATTATATTCGTGAAATATTAGCCTATCATTTTGACAGTAAGCTAAAAATATCCAGCTTGGACCCTTCCAGTTTAAATCTGCTGTATATGTATGAGGAGTTTGATTTACTTATATCGGCCGGTGAATTAAATCCTGTAAATACATGTATTGAGCATATACCCAAAATCAATATTTCATCTTTTCCGACTTCTTCTGAATTGAGAGAAATAAGTTACTTTATTGAGCAGCATTTTTTTGAGAATTTAGGAATTACAAAGGAAATGATTTATCCATTTAATGAAACGCTTATGTAA
- a CDS encoding HD domain-containing phosphohydrolase encodes MNNHIQDLTCKLLKHCRRTLGHSMRVADELHQFSAFIGMGSSAKIFYMGALHDIGKLKIDPSLLNKKEKLTEMEMRELKRHTLYGRQLLEDRQIFSDEFLNTILYHHENIDGSGYYGLKGKEIPLFARMIRIIDTYDAMAYGRVYQDPLCEDQVKLKMEKLIRTVFDDMLLYSYFSYLETKKLRLLKGALQHS; translated from the coding sequence TTGAATAACCATATTCAGGATTTAACATGCAAATTATTGAAACATTGCCGCAGGACATTAGGACACTCCATGCGCGTTGCTGACGAACTGCATCAGTTTAGTGCTTTTATTGGTATGGGTTCATCTGCGAAGATTTTTTATATGGGGGCTTTACATGACATAGGGAAGCTGAAAATCGACCCTTCCTTGCTTAACAAGAAGGAAAAGCTGACTGAAATGGAAATGCGGGAGCTTAAGCGTCACACTCTGTATGGTAGACAGCTGTTGGAGGACAGACAAATCTTTTCCGATGAATTTTTAAATACTATTTTATATCATCATGAGAATATAGATGGGAGCGGTTATTACGGATTAAAAGGCAAAGAAATACCTCTTTTTGCGAGGATGATTCGCATCATTGACACATATGATGCTATGGCTTACGGACGAGTCTATCAAGATCCGTTATGTGAAGACCAGGTAAAACTAAAAATGGAAAAGCTTATAAGAACTGTATTTGATGATATGCTTCTTTACTCTTATTTTAGTTATCTGGAAACAAAAAAGCTTCGCTTGCTCAAGGGCGCATTGCAACACTCCTAA
- a CDS encoding Ku protein has product MHTMWKGSISFGLVNIPIKLHTATEDKDIKLRTLHKTCHAPIKYEKKCSACEQEVAPEDIVKAYEYAKGKYVVLDKEDLEKLQKENEDKAVEIIDFVKMEEIDPIYYDKCYYMSSGDGGNKAYGLLREALIESGKVGIAKIIIRSKEQLAVIRVYENTLVMETIHFPDEVRKAEDVPNVPAEATIAKKELETAILLIDQLTTAFDPTKYTDEYRTALLELIEAKKTGQEIVTSKEKVQTSNVMDLMAALQASIDNTKPEQPAAEEKKVKTKTKTRKKVAKEA; this is encoded by the coding sequence ATGCACACAATGTGGAAAGGAAGCATCAGCTTCGGATTAGTTAACATCCCGATAAAACTGCACACAGCAACAGAGGATAAAGATATAAAGCTGCGGACATTGCATAAAACATGTCATGCGCCGATTAAATATGAAAAAAAATGCTCTGCATGTGAACAAGAAGTGGCACCTGAGGATATTGTAAAAGCATATGAATATGCAAAAGGTAAATATGTTGTTCTTGATAAAGAGGATTTGGAAAAGCTCCAAAAAGAAAATGAAGATAAGGCAGTAGAAATTATCGACTTTGTTAAGATGGAAGAGATAGATCCTATTTATTATGATAAATGTTATTATATGTCTTCTGGTGATGGAGGTAACAAAGCTTACGGACTACTCCGTGAGGCATTAATAGAATCAGGCAAGGTCGGTATCGCCAAAATAATCATTCGCTCGAAGGAGCAGCTTGCAGTCATTAGGGTGTATGAAAATACACTAGTAATGGAAACTATTCATTTTCCTGATGAAGTCAGGAAAGCTGAAGATGTCCCTAATGTCCCTGCAGAAGCAACTATCGCCAAAAAAGAGCTGGAAACAGCGATCCTGCTAATTGATCAGCTTACGACAGCTTTTGATCCGACAAAGTATACGGATGAGTACCGTACAGCCCTCCTTGAATTGATTGAAGCCAAGAAAACTGGCCAAGAAATTGTTACAAGTAAAGAAAAGGTGCAAACTTCCAATGTCATGGACCTAATGGCAGCATTGCAAGCATCAATAGACAACACTAAACCGGAACAGCCAGCAGCAGAAGAAAAAAAGGTAAAGACAAAAACAAAAACAAGAAAAAAAGTCGCGAAAGAAGCATAA
- the glpK gene encoding glycerol kinase GlpK encodes MEKYILSLDQGTTSSRAIIFNKKGEIVHTAQKEFTQIFPKPGWVEHNASEIWGSILSVIATVLSESDIKADQIEGIGITNQRETAVVWDKETGVPVYNAIVWQSRQTNGICEELKAQGYNQLFRDKTGLLIDAYFAGTKVKWILDNVEGTREKAENGQLLFGTIDTWLIWKLSGGKAHVTDYTNASRTLMFNIYDLKWDEELLEILTVPKSMLPEVKPSSEVYAHTVDYHFFGKNIPIAGVAGDQQAALFGQACFEEGMAKNTYGTGCFMLMNTGEKAVRSNHGLLTTIAWGLNGKVEYALEGSIFVAGSAIQWLRDGLRMLKDAKDSEAYATKVESTDGVYLVPAFVGLGTPYWDSDVRGAMFGVTRGTTKEHFVRATLESLAYQTRDVLSAMEADSNISVKTLRADGGAVKNNFLMQFQGDILNVPVQRPVINETTALGAAYLAGLAVGFWKDQAEIAEQWKLEKSFDPAMEEEKREELYAGWKKAVNATMAFKN; translated from the coding sequence GTGGAGAAATATATTTTATCTTTAGATCAAGGGACAACAAGTTCAAGAGCGATTATTTTTAACAAAAAAGGGGAAATCGTTCATACAGCACAAAAGGAGTTTACACAAATTTTTCCTAAGCCAGGCTGGGTGGAACATAATGCTAGTGAAATTTGGGGTTCGATTCTCTCTGTAATCGCAACAGTTTTATCAGAATCAGATATTAAGGCAGATCAAATTGAAGGCATCGGTATTACGAACCAACGGGAAACAGCAGTAGTATGGGATAAAGAGACTGGTGTGCCTGTCTATAATGCGATTGTGTGGCAATCGAGACAAACGAACGGAATATGTGAAGAATTGAAAGCACAAGGATACAACCAATTGTTCAGAGATAAAACGGGTTTGTTAATTGACGCGTACTTCGCAGGCACAAAAGTTAAGTGGATTCTAGATAATGTCGAAGGTACAAGAGAGAAAGCGGAAAACGGTCAATTGCTGTTCGGGACGATTGACACTTGGCTTATTTGGAAGCTGTCTGGCGGAAAGGCGCATGTAACAGACTATACGAATGCATCTCGCACATTAATGTTTAATATTTATGACCTTAAATGGGATGAGGAACTGCTTGAAATTTTAACTGTTCCAAAGTCAATGCTTCCAGAAGTAAAGCCGTCATCTGAAGTTTATGCTCATACAGTAGACTATCATTTCTTCGGAAAGAATATTCCAATTGCTGGTGTGGCTGGCGACCAGCAGGCAGCATTATTTGGTCAGGCATGCTTTGAGGAAGGTATGGCAAAAAATACGTATGGAACAGGCTGTTTCATGTTGATGAACACAGGAGAAAAAGCTGTCCGTTCCAATCATGGTTTGCTGACAACAATTGCATGGGGATTGAATGGAAAAGTGGAGTATGCCCTAGAAGGTAGTATCTTTGTAGCAGGATCTGCTATTCAATGGCTTCGTGACGGCTTAAGAATGCTGAAGGATGCAAAAGACAGTGAAGCATATGCGACAAAAGTGGAGTCAACAGATGGTGTCTACTTAGTGCCAGCATTTGTTGGGCTTGGAACTCCGTATTGGGACAGTGATGTGCGGGGAGCTATGTTCGGAGTAACAAGAGGAACAACAAAAGAGCATTTCGTCAGAGCTACACTTGAATCACTTGCATATCAGACGAGAGATGTTTTATCTGCAATGGAAGCGGATTCGAACATTAGCGTAAAAACATTACGAGCAGATGGAGGAGCAGTTAAGAACAATTTCTTGATGCAATTCCAAGGAGATATCTTAAATGTACCTGTTCAAAGACCTGTCATCAATGAAACAACCGCTCTTGGTGCGGCCTATTTAGCGGGATTGGCTGTCGGCTTCTGGAAGGACCAAGCTGAAATCGCTGAACAATGGAAGTTAGAAAAATCGTTCGATCCTGCCATGGAGGAAGAAAAGCGAGAAGAGCTATATGCTGGCTGGAAAAAAGCAGTCAACGCTACAATGGCATTCAAAAACTAA
- a CDS encoding MIP/aquaporin family protein — protein MSAFLGEIIGTMILIVFGGGVVAGSNLKKTFSNNSGWIVITVAWGLAVAMGAFAVGSISGAHLNPAVTIALALNGDFAWSLVPEYIIAQMLGAFIGAVIVYLHYLPHWKATDDPGAKLAVFSTGPAIPHTFSNLLGELIGTFMLVLGLLYIGANSFAEGLNPIAVGLLIVVIGMSLGGTTGYAINPARDLGPRIAHALLPIAGKGDSNWKYAWIPVVGPILGGGLASVFYQYFYKGTVSTYFWLVIIVSIVVLVLAFFGTKSNNSIKMKKAA, from the coding sequence ATGTCTGCATTTTTAGGTGAAATTATTGGTACAATGATCTTAATCGTTTTTGGGGGAGGAGTAGTTGCGGGCAGCAACTTAAAGAAAACGTTTTCTAATAATAGCGGGTGGATTGTGATAACGGTTGCCTGGGGATTAGCTGTTGCGATGGGTGCTTTTGCTGTCGGCAGTATCAGCGGTGCCCATTTAAATCCTGCCGTAACAATAGCACTTGCTCTTAATGGTGATTTTGCATGGAGCCTAGTGCCTGAATATATCATAGCTCAAATGCTTGGAGCATTTATCGGAGCAGTCATCGTATACTTACATTATTTACCTCACTGGAAGGCAACAGACGATCCAGGCGCGAAATTAGCTGTATTTTCTACAGGCCCGGCAATCCCGCACACATTTTCTAACTTGCTTGGAGAATTAATTGGGACATTCATGTTAGTTTTAGGCTTGCTTTACATTGGAGCTAATTCGTTTGCAGAAGGTTTAAACCCAATCGCAGTTGGACTATTAATTGTTGTAATCGGTATGTCTCTTGGCGGAACAACTGGTTATGCCATTAACCCGGCAAGAGATCTAGGGCCCCGTATCGCTCATGCATTGCTTCCGATAGCAGGCAAGGGAGATTCAAACTGGAAGTACGCATGGATTCCTGTAGTAGGTCCAATTCTTGGAGGCGGATTAGCTTCTGTATTTTATCAATATTTCTATAAAGGAACAGTATCTACTTATTTTTGGCTAGTTATCATCGTAAGTATAGTGGTGTTAGTGCTTGCATTTTTTGGCACAAAAAGCAACAATTCTATTAAAATGAAAAAAGCAGCATAA
- a CDS encoding FMN-dependent NADH-azoreductase, with product MAKLLYITAHPHDHSQSFSMAAGQAFIESYKEQNPNDEIVHIDLYKENIPEIDSDVFSGWGKLQSGKGFDELSNEEKSKVSRLAELSDQFVGGDKYVFVTPMWNFSFPPVMKAYIDSVAVAGKTFKYTDQGSVGLLTDKKALHIQARGGIYSEGPTADLEMGHRYLNAIIKHFFGVPTFEGLFIEGHAAMPDKAQEIKENGIARAKDLAKTF from the coding sequence ATGGCAAAATTACTATATATTACAGCACATCCGCACGACCATTCCCAATCCTTCAGCATGGCTGCAGGACAGGCATTTATTGAATCATACAAAGAGCAGAATCCAAATGATGAAATTGTTCATATCGATTTGTATAAGGAAAACATTCCTGAAATCGACAGTGATGTGTTCAGTGGATGGGGCAAGCTTCAATCAGGAAAAGGGTTTGATGAGCTTTCTAATGAAGAAAAGTCTAAAGTAAGCAGACTGGCTGAATTAAGTGATCAATTTGTGGGCGGCGATAAATATGTTTTCGTCACACCGATGTGGAACTTTTCTTTCCCACCTGTTATGAAAGCATATATTGATTCTGTTGCTGTTGCAGGGAAGACCTTTAAGTATACAGATCAAGGTTCTGTCGGATTGCTGACAGACAAAAAGGCCCTTCATATTCAAGCTCGCGGAGGCATCTATTCAGAAGGTCCAACAGCCGATTTAGAAATGGGTCACCGCTATTTAAACGCTATTATTAAGCACTTCTTTGGGGTGCCGACATTTGAAGGTCTGTTTATTGAAGGCCATGCAGCAATGCCGGATAAGGCGCAGGAAATCAAGGAAAACGGCATAGCACGAGCAAAGGATCTGGCAAAAACTTTTTAA
- a CDS encoding glycerol-3-phosphate responsive antiterminator encodes MDQKIIPASSNLKEFEAFLESDYEVGVFLEIHISQLKNISKLARSAGKKMIYHVDLIQGLKSDDFATEFICQEFKPYGLISTKSSVILKAKQKNVIAIQRVFLLDSHAIEKSIKLVQRTRPDYIELLPGTMPWMIEEIKQRLDVPILAGGLIRSEADVNNAIKAGAAGITTSRRTLWDK; translated from the coding sequence ATGGACCAAAAAATAATACCTGCATCATCAAATTTAAAGGAATTCGAAGCCTTTTTGGAAAGCGATTATGAAGTAGGAGTCTTCTTGGAAATACATATTTCTCAATTGAAAAATATCAGCAAGCTTGCAAGAAGTGCAGGCAAGAAAATGATTTATCATGTGGATTTAATCCAAGGGTTAAAGAGCGATGACTTTGCTACAGAATTTATTTGCCAGGAATTTAAGCCGTATGGACTGATTTCGACAAAATCATCTGTCATTCTAAAAGCTAAGCAAAAGAATGTAATTGCCATACAGCGAGTCTTCCTTCTTGATAGCCACGCCATTGAAAAAAGCATTAAACTGGTTCAAAGGACAAGACCTGATTATATTGAACTTCTCCCAGGGACGATGCCATGGATGATTGAAGAAATTAAACAACGGCTGGATGTTCCGATATTAGCAGGCGGACTAATACGGTCGGAAGCGGATGTCAATAATGCGATTAAAGCTGGAGCAGCTGGCATAACTACTTCCAGACGGACATTATGGGATAAATAG